One genomic window of Hymenobacter sp. J193 includes the following:
- a CDS encoding phosphodiester glycosidase family protein: MASRYSSICRSKLGLICLLLVTHCTPPDTPDANQFISYTMNPRRQMLRLYWRDEHGQPLRSLGRLRDWLAGRGQRLVFACNGGMYRTGPVPLGLFIEDGQQRTPLDTTRGTGNFYLQPNGVFYFTRAGEAAIVPTAAFRAGRQVQYATQSGPMLVLDGQLHPAFRPGSANRQIRNGVGLLPDGRVLLAMSKQEINFYDFARYFQLQGCQQALYLDGFVSRTYLPAQGWEQLDGDFGVMIGEVASF, translated from the coding sequence GTGGCAAGCAGATACAGTAGCATCTGTAGGAGCAAGCTAGGACTCATCTGCCTGCTGCTGGTTACCCACTGCACCCCGCCCGATACGCCCGACGCCAACCAGTTCATCAGCTACACCATGAACCCGCGGCGGCAAATGCTGCGCCTATACTGGCGGGATGAGCACGGCCAGCCCCTGCGCAGCCTTGGCCGCCTCCGCGACTGGCTGGCGGGCCGGGGGCAGCGCCTCGTGTTTGCCTGCAACGGGGGCATGTACCGCACCGGCCCGGTTCCCCTGGGGCTGTTTATTGAAGACGGCCAGCAGCGCACCCCTTTGGATACCACCCGCGGCACCGGCAACTTTTACCTGCAGCCCAACGGCGTGTTCTACTTCACCCGAGCCGGGGAGGCCGCCATTGTGCCCACCGCCGCGTTTCGGGCGGGGCGGCAGGTGCAGTACGCTACGCAGTCGGGGCCGATGCTGGTGCTGGACGGGCAGCTGCACCCGGCGTTCCGGCCCGGCTCCGCCAACCGCCAGATTCGCAACGGCGTGGGGCTGCTGCCCGATGGGCGCGTGCTGCTGGCCATGTCGAAGCAGGAAATCAACTTCTACGATTTCGCCCGCTACTTCCAGCTCCAGGGCTGCCAGCAGGCTCTGTACCTGGATGGATTCGTGTCGCGCACCTACCTGCCCGCCCAGGGCTGGGAGCAGCTGGACGGAGACTTCGGGGTGATGATAGGGGAAGTTGCGAGTTTCTAG
- a CDS encoding TonB-dependent receptor, whose protein sequence is MKPLVLVLLLLAPLLGLAQTTTLRGTVRDDHGQALPGVNVFLRGSFDGASTDSVGAFRFETTQTGAQTLQLSLLGYLAQAMPVQLAGGELMLPLQLKADRHQLGGVVITAGSFEASDEKRSAVLKPLDIVTTAGALGDVAGALNALPGTTRVGDEGKLFVRGGAAGETKTYLDGLPVQNPYGGSVPSVPARGRFSPFLFKGTVFSTGGYSAEYGQALSAVVLLNTTDLAPESQTGVSLMSVGGSLSRVQRWERTSVAVTADYMNLQPYYGLVPQSFGWVKAPQSLGSSVSMRHRTGEAGMLKVYGVWHQQQLALRQPNEAFTADRTVALHNGNGYLNATFRSPLRRGWSLNTGAALTRDDNQVRPDDGRLREIEQSLVGRLMLTNDSAGANWSLKLGAEALGQQYRRTYQEAVDAPTWQAGSFTERRGAVFAEADISLADRLGGRVGGRAEYSALLGRWNAAPRLALAWQTGENSSISGAYGLFYQTPANDLLRVRPELRFERARHALLTYQYARDNRTLRLEAYDKSYQNLTVFDAQQPNNPNAYRSPGTGYARGLDLYWRDRKTLKNTDYWVSYGLLDTRRQARQDPALAVPSFAARHNLSLVGKYWIARAHTQVGFTASYGSSRRYHNPAQEGYNQGRLPSYQDLSFNASYLTRIRGQFTILYVSMSNVLGRENVYGYRYATQASPDGTYARTAVTPSAPRMLFVGLFISINKKPVDLNTAPE, encoded by the coding sequence ATGAAACCACTTGTTCTCGTTCTGCTTCTGCTCGCCCCCTTGCTCGGGCTGGCCCAAACCACCACCCTGCGCGGCACCGTCCGCGACGACCACGGCCAGGCCCTGCCCGGCGTGAACGTATTCCTGCGCGGCTCCTTCGATGGGGCCAGCACCGACTCAGTGGGCGCTTTCCGCTTTGAAACCACCCAAACCGGCGCCCAGACGCTGCAGCTCAGTTTGCTGGGCTACCTGGCCCAGGCCATGCCCGTGCAGCTGGCGGGCGGGGAGCTGATGCTGCCCCTGCAACTGAAAGCCGACCGGCACCAGCTCGGCGGCGTGGTCATCACGGCCGGCTCCTTCGAGGCCAGCGACGAAAAGCGCAGCGCCGTGCTCAAGCCCCTCGACATTGTAACCACGGCCGGCGCACTGGGCGACGTGGCCGGAGCCCTGAACGCCCTGCCCGGCACCACCCGCGTGGGCGACGAGGGCAAGCTGTTCGTGCGGGGCGGGGCCGCCGGCGAAACCAAAACCTACCTCGATGGGCTGCCCGTGCAGAACCCCTACGGCGGCTCGGTGCCCAGCGTGCCGGCCCGGGGGCGGTTTTCGCCATTCCTGTTCAAGGGCACCGTGTTCAGCACCGGGGGCTACTCGGCCGAGTACGGGCAGGCCCTCAGCGCCGTGGTGCTGCTGAACACTACTGATCTGGCCCCCGAATCCCAGACGGGCGTGAGCTTGATGTCGGTGGGGGGGAGCCTGAGCCGGGTACAGCGCTGGGAGCGTACTTCCGTGGCTGTTACGGCCGACTACATGAACCTGCAGCCCTACTATGGGCTGGTGCCGCAGAGCTTCGGGTGGGTGAAGGCCCCGCAGAGCCTGGGTTCATCGGTGAGCATGCGCCACCGCACCGGCGAGGCCGGGATGCTGAAAGTGTACGGCGTGTGGCATCAGCAGCAGCTGGCCCTGCGGCAGCCTAATGAGGCATTTACCGCCGACCGCACCGTGGCCCTGCACAACGGCAACGGCTACCTAAACGCCACCTTCCGCAGCCCCCTGCGCCGGGGCTGGAGCCTGAATACCGGCGCTGCCCTCACCCGCGACGACAACCAAGTGCGCCCCGATGACGGGCGGCTGCGGGAAATCGAGCAAAGCCTGGTGGGCCGCCTGATGCTTACCAACGACTCGGCCGGCGCCAACTGGAGCCTGAAGCTGGGCGCCGAAGCTCTGGGCCAGCAGTACCGCCGCACCTATCAGGAAGCCGTCGATGCGCCAACGTGGCAGGCGGGCTCCTTCACCGAGCGTCGGGGGGCTGTCTTCGCCGAGGCCGATATTAGTCTGGCTGACCGGCTGGGGGGCCGCGTGGGCGGCCGGGCCGAGTACTCGGCGCTGCTGGGCCGCTGGAACGCCGCCCCGCGCCTGGCCCTGGCCTGGCAGACGGGCGAGAACAGCTCAATTTCGGGTGCCTACGGCTTGTTTTACCAGACGCCGGCCAACGACCTGCTGCGGGTGCGCCCGGAGCTGCGCTTCGAGCGGGCGCGCCACGCCCTGCTCACCTACCAGTACGCCCGCGACAACCGCACCCTGCGCCTCGAAGCCTACGATAAGTCTTACCAAAACCTTACGGTATTCGACGCGCAGCAGCCCAATAACCCCAACGCTTACCGCAGCCCCGGCACCGGCTACGCCCGCGGCCTCGACCTGTACTGGCGTGACCGGAAAACTCTCAAAAACACGGATTACTGGGTGAGTTACGGCCTGCTGGACACGCGCCGCCAGGCCCGGCAAGACCCTGCGCTGGCCGTGCCCTCTTTCGCAGCCCGCCACAACCTGAGTCTGGTAGGCAAATACTGGATTGCCAGGGCGCACACCCAGGTGGGCTTCACGGCCAGCTACGGCAGCTCCCGCCGCTACCACAACCCTGCGCAGGAAGGCTACAACCAGGGCCGTCTGCCCAGCTACCAGGACCTGAGTTTCAACGCCAGCTACCTTACCCGCATTCGGGGGCAGTTCACCATTCTCTACGTGAGCATGAGCAACGTGCTGGGCCGCGAGAATGTGTACGGCTACCGCTACGCCACCCAGGCCAGCCCCGACGGCACCTACGCCCGTACGGCCGTCACGCCCTCGGCCCCACGCATGCTATTCGTGGGCTTGTTCATCTCCATCAACAAGAAGCCGGTAGACCTGAATACCGCACCGGAGTAA
- a CDS encoding metallophosphoesterase: MKNPKAFVKKLVKWGVIGLCGYGVITTLVYGQDRTNEETGVYDFSWSGLDALFNEEEFGFFTNKPVATPLQGLDGPYLMDSTRFDVDENSQLTRQTFTVGQPVRVRVPNADGDSFTFMVRPAHPQPPHAYPLPARLLAISDIEGNFNALAGFLQRNGVVDKQFNWIFGAGHLVLNGDFMDRGNEVTQVLWLLYKLEGQADQAGGKVHFILGNHEVMNLYGDVSHAQRKYIGAAQRISGQQRWDKAGQALYSTRSEMGRWLRSKNVIEKIGPYLFVHAGLKPRLLTDSLTIPELNRIARKYYGLRMAKQLSGSREGTVLSHYDGPYWDRSLSLNLLYKAVFFFNDPLNASYHSTTQAELEQILRFYRASRVVVGHSVVSQVTPDYEGKVLKIDVKHGQEKHSDQTQGLLIEGNTEYRVNGKGEKTRIGGAA, from the coding sequence ATGAAAAATCCGAAGGCATTCGTGAAAAAACTGGTGAAGTGGGGCGTGATAGGGCTGTGTGGCTATGGGGTAATTACAACGCTGGTGTATGGGCAGGACCGCACCAACGAAGAAACGGGCGTGTATGACTTCAGCTGGTCGGGGCTGGATGCGCTGTTCAATGAGGAGGAATTTGGGTTCTTCACCAACAAGCCCGTAGCAACGCCCCTGCAGGGCCTAGACGGTCCTTATCTTATGGATAGCACCCGATTCGACGTTGATGAAAACAGCCAGCTGACGCGCCAAACTTTTACTGTAGGCCAGCCCGTACGGGTGCGGGTTCCGAACGCTGACGGTGACTCGTTTACATTCATGGTACGCCCGGCTCACCCCCAGCCCCCGCATGCCTACCCCTTGCCGGCGCGGCTGCTGGCCATTTCCGATATCGAAGGCAACTTCAACGCCCTGGCGGGCTTTCTGCAACGCAATGGGGTGGTTGACAAGCAATTCAACTGGATTTTCGGGGCGGGCCATCTGGTGCTGAATGGTGACTTTATGGACCGGGGCAATGAGGTGACGCAGGTGCTGTGGCTGCTGTATAAGCTGGAAGGGCAAGCCGATCAGGCCGGTGGCAAGGTCCATTTCATCCTGGGCAACCACGAGGTGATGAACCTCTACGGCGACGTTTCCCACGCCCAACGCAAGTATATCGGGGCGGCGCAACGCATCAGTGGACAGCAGCGCTGGGACAAAGCCGGGCAGGCGCTGTACTCCACCCGCTCGGAAATGGGCCGGTGGCTGCGCAGCAAAAACGTCATCGAGAAGATTGGCCCCTACCTCTTCGTGCACGCCGGCCTCAAGCCCAGGCTGCTCACCGACAGCCTCACGATTCCGGAGCTAAACCGCATTGCCCGGAAGTACTACGGCCTTCGGATGGCCAAACAGCTCAGCGGCTCCCGCGAAGGCACCGTGCTCAGCCACTACGATGGGCCCTACTGGGACCGAAGCCTCTCGCTGAACTTGCTGTATAAGGCCGTTTTCTTCTTCAACGACCCGCTCAACGCCTCCTACCACAGCACCACGCAGGCTGAGCTGGAGCAAATTCTGCGGTTTTACCGGGCCTCGCGGGTAGTGGTAGGCCACTCAGTGGTCAGTCAGGTGACACCCGACTACGAAGGCAAGGTGCTGAAAATCGACGTCAAGCACGGGCAGGAGAAACACAGCGACCAAACCCAGGGCTTACTTATTGAAGGCAACACCGAATACCGCGTGAACGGCAAAGGCGAAAAGACCCGAATCGGGGGCGCGGCCTGA
- a CDS encoding sensor histidine kinase: protein MLESALPPNRPAQTPADALQARKASLTNLGRYYPHRKWAFMLSLMLALSLGLSLLFCRGCSILSEDFLVTFGYNFCYTVGLWLANGYPSEWLNRRADWTAQPIRRFLITLAFSLVVSLLVILLVSGSFLVFYHHRPLSDLSVRQFVVPLLITVVISLFMHSRSFLLGWREAAIQTERLQKENAQAQADSLRRQLDPHFLFNSLNALTSLVEENDPARATRFIRQLSQVYRYVLDAQEQEVVTLAEELRFVEAYLFLQRTRLGEGVQVEMPALPAALETLLVPPLAVQLLLENALKHNATSQRDPLQIQVTLDAAARTLTVRNQRRPRRLPEGESTGLGLQNLGARYAFLTKQTVQVAQTETEFCVTLPLLELQ from the coding sequence ATGCTTGAATCTGCCCTTCCCCCGAACCGCCCGGCCCAGACTCCCGCAGACGCGCTACAGGCGCGCAAAGCTTCCCTCACCAACCTGGGCCGCTATTACCCGCACCGCAAGTGGGCATTCATGCTGAGCCTGATGCTGGCGCTGTCGCTGGGTCTGAGCTTGTTGTTCTGTCGGGGGTGCTCGATTCTGAGCGAGGATTTCCTGGTCACGTTCGGCTACAATTTCTGCTACACGGTGGGGCTGTGGCTGGCCAACGGCTACCCCAGCGAGTGGCTCAACCGCCGCGCCGACTGGACCGCCCAACCCATCCGACGGTTTCTCATCACGCTGGCCTTTTCGCTGGTCGTGTCGCTGCTGGTGATTCTGCTTGTGTCGGGCAGCTTTCTGGTATTCTACCACCACCGCCCGCTTTCCGACCTCTCAGTTCGGCAGTTTGTCGTTCCGTTGCTGATTACCGTGGTTATTTCCCTTTTTATGCACAGCCGCTCGTTTCTGCTGGGCTGGCGCGAAGCCGCCATCCAGACGGAGCGGCTTCAGAAGGAAAACGCCCAGGCCCAGGCCGATTCCCTGCGCCGCCAGCTCGACCCGCACTTTCTGTTCAACTCCCTGAACGCGCTGACCTCCCTGGTGGAGGAAAACGACCCGGCCCGGGCCACGCGCTTTATCCGTCAGCTCAGCCAGGTGTACCGCTACGTGCTCGATGCCCAGGAGCAGGAAGTGGTAACGCTGGCCGAGGAACTGCGCTTTGTGGAGGCCTACCTGTTTCTGCAGCGCACCCGCCTGGGTGAAGGCGTGCAGGTGGAGATGCCGGCCCTGCCCGCCGCGCTGGAAACCCTGCTGGTGCCTCCACTGGCCGTGCAGCTGCTGCTGGAAAATGCCCTCAAGCACAACGCTACGAGTCAGCGCGACCCGCTGCAAATTCAGGTAACGCTGGATGCAGCCGCTCGCACGCTCACGGTGCGCAACCAGCGCCGCCCGCGCCGCCTCCCGGAAGGCGAGTCGACGGGGCTGGGGCTGCAGAACCTGGGAGCCCGCTACGCTTTCCTCACCAAGCAAACGGTGCAGGTAGCCCAAACCGAAACCGAGTTCTGCGTGACGCTGCCGCTGTTGGAGCTGCAGTAG
- a CDS encoding LytTR family DNA-binding domain-containing protein translates to MTTPVRALIIEDEPLASRRLTELLRKQPQPVEVVGTAESVAEAEALLRALRPAPDVLFLDIHLADGLSFELFERLDVQSPVIFTTAYDKYALRAFKVNSVDYLLKPIDPEELTAALDKLRRQREATAPAFDATLLAQVLRQAQPAKEYKSRFVVRVGEHLKAIPVEQIAYFASLEKVTLLHTREGRRFVVDYTLEQLEGMLDPAEFFRLNRAYLAHAEAIHDIIHYTNSRLQTVLKPAAPDNDTVLVSREKVSAFKAWLDR, encoded by the coding sequence ATGACTACTCCCGTGCGCGCCCTGATTATTGAAGACGAACCCCTGGCCTCCCGCCGCCTCACGGAGCTGCTGCGCAAGCAGCCGCAGCCGGTGGAGGTGGTCGGCACGGCCGAGTCGGTAGCGGAGGCGGAGGCCCTGCTGCGCGCGTTGCGCCCGGCCCCGGATGTGCTGTTTCTGGATATTCACCTGGCCGATGGGCTGAGCTTCGAGCTGTTTGAGCGGCTGGACGTGCAGAGCCCGGTTATCTTCACCACGGCCTACGACAAGTACGCCCTGCGCGCGTTCAAGGTGAACAGCGTGGACTACCTGCTCAAGCCCATCGACCCGGAGGAACTGACGGCGGCCCTGGACAAGCTGCGCCGCCAGCGCGAGGCCACCGCCCCGGCTTTTGATGCCACGCTGCTGGCCCAGGTGCTGCGCCAGGCCCAGCCCGCCAAGGAGTACAAGTCGCGCTTTGTGGTGCGGGTGGGGGAGCACCTGAAGGCCATTCCCGTGGAGCAGATTGCCTACTTCGCCAGCCTGGAAAAAGTGACGCTGCTGCACACCCGCGAAGGCCGGCGCTTCGTGGTGGACTACACCCTGGAGCAACTGGAAGGCATGCTCGACCCGGCCGAATTCTTTCGCCTCAACCGCGCCTACCTTGCCCACGCCGAGGCCATCCACGACATCATACATTACACCAACTCCCGCCTGCAGACCGTCCTCAAGCCCGCCGCCCCCGACAACGACACCGTGCTAGTGAGCCGGGAGAAGGTGTCGGCTTTCAAGGCCTGGCTGGACAGGTAA
- a CDS encoding LytTR family DNA-binding domain-containing protein, translated as MTVLLLEDEYPAAERLQRLLRQAAPEAQVAAVLDSVSGAVQWLESNPAPDLILSDIQLADGLSLEIFDQLLVRSPVIFTTAYDAYAIRAFKANSIDYLLKPVKLTELTAALTKLRDWRLALRESAAAGVNGPPEEASVHRLERLADSLPRPDRQFKTRFLVRSGEQLLPLPAAQVAWFQSRHETTTLTATDGRRFVVDYTLEQLESLLDPRQFFRLNRQFIAQLPAVQRLHPHFNGKLLLDLQPAPSDEVLVSREKAAAVKSWLEG; from the coding sequence ATGACCGTTTTGCTGCTCGAAGATGAGTACCCGGCCGCCGAGCGGCTGCAGCGCCTGCTGCGCCAAGCCGCGCCCGAGGCCCAGGTAGCCGCCGTGCTCGACAGCGTATCCGGCGCCGTGCAGTGGCTGGAAAGCAACCCCGCTCCCGACCTGATTCTCTCCGATATTCAGCTGGCCGATGGGCTGAGCCTGGAAATATTCGACCAGCTGCTGGTGCGCAGCCCGGTTATCTTCACCACGGCCTACGACGCCTACGCCATTCGGGCCTTCAAAGCCAACAGCATAGACTACCTGCTGAAACCAGTAAAGCTAACTGAGCTAACGGCCGCCCTCACCAAGCTCCGCGACTGGCGTCTGGCCCTCCGCGAATCGGCCGCGGCCGGAGTAAACGGGCCGCCCGAAGAGGCCTCCGTGCACCGCCTGGAGCGCCTGGCGGATTCTCTACCGCGCCCCGACCGGCAGTTCAAAACCCGTTTTCTGGTGCGCAGCGGCGAGCAGCTGCTGCCGCTGCCGGCCGCCCAGGTGGCCTGGTTTCAGAGCCGGCACGAAACCACTACCCTCACCGCCACCGACGGCCGCCGTTTTGTGGTGGATTACACCCTGGAGCAACTGGAAAGCCTGCTCGACCCCCGACAGTTTTTTCGCCTGAACCGGCAGTTCATTGCCCAGCTGCCGGCCGTGCAGCGCCTCCACCCGCACTTCAATGGCAAGCTGCTGCTGGACTTACAGCCCGCTCCCAGCGACGAAGTCTTGGTGAGCCGGGAAAAAGCGGCGGCGGTGAAAAGCTGGCTGGAAGGATGA
- a CDS encoding sensor histidine kinase translates to MNDRKFLLWGIPILALLVLIPRGVLHIRSVPVFFLNWGISLLFTCAFWFTGRALWQALFRRFPRVDQTRKRLWRLAVINTAIAAAVTFILDSIAAWAQGGQLDSASFWREFGLNMVPTVVIQLIYESMNFFQQWEENVRRAEQLQSAGVQSQLEALQSQLDPHFLFNSLNTLSALIEPENEPAQDFVEQLSDVYRYVLLARDRPTVPLSEELAFVDTYLALHKARFRDNLRVTIDVPPAALTRQVAPLSVQLLVENALKHNVASREFPLQLRLAADPIAGHFTVENTLRLRTAGLAPGTGTGLRNVRHRYELLRAPHPVDVTSEAGLFRVRLPLLS, encoded by the coding sequence ATGAACGACCGAAAGTTTCTACTCTGGGGAATTCCCATTCTGGCGCTGCTGGTGCTGATTCCCCGGGGCGTGCTGCACATTCGGTCGGTGCCGGTTTTTTTCCTGAACTGGGGCATTTCGCTGCTCTTTACCTGCGCCTTCTGGTTTACGGGGCGGGCCCTGTGGCAGGCCTTATTTCGGCGGTTTCCGCGGGTCGACCAGACCCGCAAGCGGCTCTGGCGGCTGGCCGTCATCAACACCGCTATTGCGGCGGCCGTCACCTTTATTCTGGACAGCATTGCGGCCTGGGCCCAGGGTGGGCAGCTGGATAGCGCCTCGTTCTGGCGGGAGTTTGGGCTGAACATGGTGCCCACGGTGGTCATTCAGCTGATTTACGAGAGCATGAACTTCTTTCAGCAGTGGGAAGAGAACGTGCGTCGGGCCGAGCAGCTCCAGAGTGCCGGCGTGCAAAGTCAGCTCGAAGCCCTGCAAAGTCAGCTCGACCCGCACTTCCTGTTCAACTCCCTCAACACTCTTTCCGCCCTCATTGAGCCCGAAAACGAGCCAGCTCAGGACTTCGTGGAACAGCTTTCCGATGTATACCGCTACGTGCTGCTGGCCCGCGACCGGCCCACCGTTCCGCTCAGCGAGGAATTGGCCTTCGTCGATACGTACCTAGCCTTGCACAAGGCCCGCTTCCGCGACAATCTGCGCGTGACTATCGATGTGCCGCCGGCCGCTTTAACTCGGCAAGTAGCCCCACTGAGCGTGCAGCTGCTGGTGGAAAATGCGCTAAAGCACAACGTGGCTTCGCGGGAGTTTCCGCTGCAGCTGCGCCTCGCGGCCGACCCTATTGCCGGCCACTTCACCGTGGAGAATACGCTGCGGCTGCGCACCGCCGGGTTAGCGCCCGGCACCGGCACCGGCCTACGCAATGTGCGCCACCGCTACGAGTTGCTCCGCGCCCCGCACCCAGTTGACGTCACTTCCGAGGCTGGCCTTTTTCGGGTGAGGCTGCCGCTGTTAAGTTAG
- a CDS encoding alpha/beta fold hydrolase produces the protein MKTLRPHFAFLLRGLGSLLFTLLLLQNATAGGLTNGTPAFQTSDGVKLFVKVAGQGQPCLFVHGGPGAGSQAVEVLAGAPLEKQLQMIYLDQRGSGRSASDPQKNYSLERQVQDMEELRQQLHLEKWTLMAHSFGGILAVAYAQKYPGRVHSLILVNSILNLPASMESTTAYGYTLLPAATRPPLDAAAPLPQRYFMVTGLLQRQGLYNQLQYASDSSAARVSRTMKGQPANHDFAASMFQNPGSYLLDYTPATASLAMPVLVLTGQQDYVTGPEHYKSFQFPKQQVVVLPGKHVPFLDNPQELNQAVQRFVRQLPRKS, from the coding sequence ATGAAAACGCTTCGCCCCCACTTCGCCTTCCTGCTCCGCGGCCTCGGCAGCCTGCTGTTCACGCTCTTGCTCCTGCAAAATGCCACTGCTGGCGGCCTCACAAATGGCACCCCGGCTTTTCAAACTTCTGATGGCGTGAAGCTTTTCGTGAAAGTGGCCGGCCAAGGGCAGCCCTGCCTGTTTGTGCATGGCGGACCGGGCGCGGGCAGCCAGGCGGTGGAAGTGCTGGCCGGCGCCCCGCTGGAAAAGCAGCTGCAGATGATTTACCTCGACCAGCGCGGCAGTGGCCGCTCGGCCAGCGACCCGCAGAAAAACTACTCCCTGGAGCGTCAGGTGCAGGATATGGAAGAATTACGCCAGCAGCTGCACCTGGAAAAATGGACGCTGATGGCCCACTCCTTCGGCGGTATTCTGGCCGTGGCCTACGCTCAGAAATATCCCGGCCGCGTGCACAGCCTGATTCTGGTCAACAGTATTCTGAATTTGCCGGCTTCGATGGAAAGCACCACGGCTTACGGCTACACCCTGCTGCCCGCCGCTACCCGCCCGCCGCTCGATGCCGCCGCGCCTCTGCCCCAGCGCTACTTTATGGTAACGGGCCTGCTCCAGCGCCAGGGCCTCTACAACCAGCTTCAGTACGCTTCCGATTCCTCGGCGGCGCGGGTGAGCCGCACGATGAAAGGCCAGCCTGCCAACCACGACTTTGCCGCCAGCATGTTCCAGAACCCCGGCAGCTACCTGCTCGATTACACGCCCGCCACTGCCAGTCTCGCTATGCCCGTGCTGGTGCTCACCGGTCAGCAGGACTACGTAACCGGCCCCGAGCACTACAAGAGCTTCCAATTTCCCAAGCAGCAAGTGGTAGTGTTGCCCGGTAAGCATGTCCCTTTCCTCGATAACCCACAGGAATTAAACCAGGCCGTGCAGCGCTTTGTGCGCCAGCTGCCCCGCAAAAGCTAA
- the leuB gene encoding 3-isopropylmalate dehydrogenase, with protein MDSVSKRIVVLPGDGIGPEVCSEAVRVLKAVGDRFGHEFHFDYQLMGACAIDAVGTPLPDVTLEACRQADAVLLGAIGDPKYDNDPTAKVRPEQGLLGLRKSLGLYANIRPITAYDQLLEHSPLKVERIQGTDILIFRELTGGIYFGEKGRSEDRASAYDHCTYHRDEILRIAHLAFKAAETRRHKLTLVDKANVLETSRLWRETVQSIAPQYPSVALDYLFVDNAAMQIILNPRQFDVMLTENMFGDIISDEASVIAGSLGLLPSASIGDGSALFEPIHGSYPQAKGKGIANPIATILSAAMLLDHFGLIEEADCVRDAVQHALNEGVVTPELSPVVVHTTEQVGSFIAYAVLDIADCELHRNNIRLGMSTII; from the coding sequence ATGGATAGCGTAAGCAAACGAATAGTAGTGTTGCCCGGCGACGGTATCGGGCCGGAAGTATGTAGCGAGGCGGTGCGCGTGCTTAAGGCAGTGGGTGACCGGTTCGGCCACGAGTTTCACTTCGACTACCAGCTGATGGGCGCCTGCGCCATCGACGCCGTGGGTACGCCACTGCCGGACGTTACGCTGGAAGCCTGCCGCCAAGCTGACGCCGTGCTGCTAGGCGCCATCGGCGACCCGAAGTACGACAACGACCCCACTGCCAAAGTGCGTCCTGAGCAGGGGCTGCTGGGGCTGCGCAAGTCGCTGGGACTGTACGCCAACATTCGCCCCATCACGGCCTACGACCAGCTGCTAGAACACTCCCCGCTGAAAGTCGAGCGCATTCAGGGCACCGATATCCTGATTTTCCGGGAGCTGACCGGTGGTATTTACTTCGGGGAGAAAGGCCGCAGCGAGGACCGCGCCAGCGCCTACGACCACTGCACCTACCACCGCGACGAAATCCTGCGCATTGCGCACCTGGCCTTCAAGGCCGCCGAAACGCGCCGCCACAAGCTCACGCTGGTTGATAAGGCCAATGTGCTGGAAACTTCCCGCCTCTGGCGCGAAACGGTGCAGAGCATTGCACCTCAGTACCCCAGCGTGGCCCTGGATTATCTGTTTGTGGACAACGCCGCCATGCAGATTATCCTGAATCCGCGTCAGTTTGACGTGATGCTGACGGAAAACATGTTTGGCGACATCATTTCCGACGAGGCTTCGGTTATTGCTGGCTCCCTGGGCTTGCTGCCCTCCGCCTCCATCGGCGACGGTTCGGCGCTGTTTGAGCCCATCCACGGCTCCTACCCGCAGGCCAAGGGCAAGGGCATTGCCAACCCCATTGCCACCATTCTCTCGGCGGCCATGCTGCTGGACCACTTCGGTCTGATAGAAGAAGCCGACTGCGTGCGCGACGCCGTACAGCACGCCCTCAACGAAGGCGTAGTGACGCCCGAGCTGAGCCCGGTCGTGGTACACACCACCGAGCAGGTGGGCAGCTTCATTGCCTACGCCGTGCTGGACATTGCTGACTGCGAGCTGCACCGCAATAACATCCGGCTCGGCATGAGCACGATTATCTAA
- the leuD gene encoding 3-isopropylmalate dehydratase small subunit, with protein sequence MEKFQTLQSGVVPLPIENVDTDQIIPARFLKATTREGFGANLFADWRYAAGGQPKADFVLNDPRYQGHQILLAGKNFGCGSSREHAAWALYDAGFRVVISSYFADIFRGNALNTGLLPLQVSDEVLQALFAAVAADPQLPLTVDLGAQTLTVPGRTEAIPFELDAYKKECLLNGYDDIDFLISQEAAITAYEQQRSWIA encoded by the coding sequence ATGGAAAAGTTTCAGACCCTGCAATCCGGCGTGGTACCGCTGCCCATCGAAAACGTGGACACCGACCAGATTATCCCGGCCCGCTTCCTGAAGGCGACGACCCGGGAAGGCTTCGGGGCCAATCTATTTGCCGACTGGCGCTACGCCGCCGGTGGCCAGCCGAAAGCCGATTTTGTGCTCAACGACCCGCGCTACCAGGGCCACCAGATTCTGCTGGCCGGCAAAAACTTCGGGTGCGGCTCCAGCCGGGAGCACGCCGCCTGGGCCCTGTACGACGCCGGTTTTCGGGTGGTCATCAGCAGCTACTTCGCCGATATTTTCCGGGGCAATGCCCTGAACACCGGCCTGCTGCCTCTCCAGGTGTCGGATGAGGTGCTGCAGGCGCTGTTTGCCGCCGTGGCCGCCGACCCGCAGCTACCGCTGACGGTGGACCTGGGCGCGCAAACCCTCACGGTGCCCGGACGGACGGAAGCCATTCCCTTTGAACTGGATGCCTACAAAAAAGAGTGCCTGCTAAACGGGTACGACGACATTGATTTTCTCATAAGCCAAGAGGCGGCCATTACGGCCTACGAACAGCAACGGTCATGGATAGCGTAA